One Ardenticatenales bacterium DNA segment encodes these proteins:
- a CDS encoding SUMF1/EgtB/PvdO family nonheme iron enzyme: MSLPDLRDLLARHFNQEELRQLCFDLGIEYEDLRGDTRHAKAQALVAYCHRTDDLPHLITRCRALRPAVNWPAPPPAADQAGQLALQAEAQALYDRASGWLSPQVRLPTRRDALFSEAFYPAHEWVLDQIDFAGAAAVFLPRCWRKLQELAPDGYLHVLLLRQLRQQVGGNQQQQLDDLIAAWQQHCRAGVAAQAETPPSLPPRRPTPVSPTSAPALFLSFAQSDAPLAARLRTELAAYGYACHLPPLTHRGGGDWLAATAAGLGSAYAVLLLIGADSAADRWQRIEYLGAADRQKPIIPMRLQPDAAVPTYVREAALDALTADDAGLATLLRRLPPQPPASSRAWAGQNDALRPRLAELLYMDRLKLAELQHVAQYTRLSGEAEIRRHASGRVRLQPVVARTEFVHAPWREDSEQIVRRFTFTDAVAQLQTIRRAVLLGDPGSGKTTTLYRLAADLIEAAWLDRAAPVPLMVRLGLWTEGAEPFSDFLRRGAVELGDHLGTLLVQGRVALLLDGLNEIPSDQQAGKYRQVRDFLAGHAHLLAWVSCREQDYPPDRDLGLDRVTVAPLDAVRVREFVGNYLDALPDYGPTASADLFWQLAGAAAHETYTRFTQDVRHTLPDEAERFAAFWLAAQLPPGVTWGYGSLEGYESKYWEDWLQQRAHPASLLLLATNPYMLFMLLDVYQAYRRLPDNRGQLFDQFVQTLLVRERLLARDKNSGAVIFLLEGTALLAALTGLAFALQTQRTGQKGAAAALTALPLAEATAYLTEQHRYQAASANLLLIGADVRFAHQLLQEYFAARGMRERIWGAAAPASPPVAGAQSLRAVDIWPPREWWQPTNWEEATILLAGLYSDDCTRVLEWVAEANPEVAARCVVESGAHTPEETKRRLRDRWLPRLADAQRDPDARARAAVGRALGRITLRDGAPLDNRPGVGIVVRNGLKLPHIVWGGEVPTGTYTIGGDKDAYGGEARKKVRIEHPYRLARYPVTYAQFQCFVAAADFNDARWWAGMPAAEEAYGTVYPLRELSEQTFPFDNHPRESVSWYQAIAFCRWLSHHLGEEIDLPHEYEWEVAARYPDGRFYPWGNTFDPAKANTWEGARLEQTSAVGLYPDGTNPTLGLYDLSGNVWEWCRNKYKDPVDAAVDVSGAPRTLRGGSWYDARVSARAAARNNDHPVARYSDVGLRVVVVRRPCARNGLLSQ, translated from the coding sequence GTGAGCTTACCAGACCTGCGCGACCTGCTTGCCCGACATTTCAACCAGGAGGAGCTACGCCAGCTTTGCTTCGACCTGGGCATTGAATATGAAGACCTGCGCGGCGACACGCGCCACGCCAAAGCCCAGGCGCTGGTTGCTTATTGCCACCGCACCGACGACCTGCCCCACTTAATCACCCGTTGCCGCGCTTTGCGTCCCGCGGTCAACTGGCCGGCTCCCCCGCCCGCCGCGGACCAGGCCGGGCAACTCGCCTTGCAGGCGGAGGCGCAGGCCCTCTATGACCGCGCCAGTGGGTGGTTGTCTCCCCAGGTGCGGCTGCCCACCCGCCGCGATGCCCTCTTCTCCGAAGCGTTTTATCCGGCCCATGAATGGGTGTTGGACCAGATAGACTTTGCCGGCGCTGCCGCCGTTTTTTTGCCCCGCTGCTGGCGAAAGCTACAGGAACTGGCCCCGGATGGCTACCTCCACGTGCTGCTGCTGCGCCAATTGCGGCAGCAGGTAGGCGGCAATCAACAACAGCAACTGGACGACCTCATCGCCGCCTGGCAGCAACACTGCCGCGCCGGGGTCGCCGCGCAGGCGGAAACACCCCCTTCCCTCCCCCCACGCCGGCCAACGCCCGTTTCCCCCACGTCCGCGCCGGCCCTCTTTCTCAGCTTTGCGCAGAGCGATGCGCCCCTGGCCGCCCGTCTGCGGACGGAACTGGCCGCTTACGGCTACGCCTGCCACCTGCCGCCGCTAACTCATCGCGGCGGGGGTGACTGGTTGGCGGCGACTGCCGCCGGCCTGGGCAGCGCCTATGCCGTCCTCCTGCTCATTGGCGCGGACAGCGCCGCAGACCGCTGGCAGCGCATTGAGTACCTGGGCGCGGCTGACCGCCAGAAGCCCATCATCCCCATGCGCCTGCAGCCGGATGCCGCCGTCCCCACCTACGTGCGCGAAGCGGCGCTGGATGCGCTCACGGCGGATGACGCGGGTCTGGCAACCCTCCTGCGACGATTGCCGCCGCAGCCGCCGGCCTCGTCGCGCGCCTGGGCCGGTCAAAACGATGCCCTGCGCCCACGCCTGGCGGAACTGCTCTACATGGACCGGCTGAAGCTGGCGGAGCTACAGCACGTGGCCCAATACACGCGCCTCAGCGGGGAAGCGGAGATCCGGCGCCACGCCAGCGGCCGCGTGCGGTTGCAGCCCGTCGTCGCCCGCACGGAGTTCGTCCATGCCCCGTGGCGGGAGGACTCGGAACAGATTGTGCGGCGATTCACCTTCACCGATGCGGTGGCCCAGTTGCAAACCATTCGCCGCGCCGTGCTGCTGGGCGACCCGGGTTCGGGGAAGACGACGACGCTGTACCGGCTGGCGGCGGACCTGATTGAGGCCGCCTGGCTAGACCGCGCCGCGCCCGTGCCCCTGATGGTGCGGCTGGGGCTGTGGACGGAAGGGGCGGAGCCGTTCTCCGATTTCCTGCGCCGCGGCGCCGTGGAACTGGGCGACCACCTGGGAACCTTGTTGGTGCAGGGCCGCGTCGCCCTGCTGCTGGACGGCCTGAACGAGATCCCCTCCGATCAGCAGGCAGGCAAATACAGGCAGGTGCGCGACTTCCTGGCCGGGCATGCCCATCTGCTGGCCTGGGTGAGCTGCCGGGAGCAGGATTATCCGCCCGACCGCGACCTGGGGTTGGACCGGGTGACGGTGGCCCCGCTGGACGCGGTGCGGGTGCGCGAATTTGTGGGCAACTACCTGGACGCCCTGCCGGACTATGGCCCCACGGCCAGCGCCGACCTGTTCTGGCAGTTGGCCGGTGCGGCGGCGCATGAAACCTACACGCGCTTTACGCAGGACGTGCGGCACACGCTGCCTGATGAAGCGGAACGGTTCGCTGCCTTCTGGCTGGCGGCGCAGTTACCGCCCGGTGTTACCTGGGGATACGGATCGTTAGAAGGGTACGAGAGCAAATATTGGGAAGACTGGCTACAGCAGCGCGCCCATCCCGCCAGCCTGCTGCTGCTGGCCACCAACCCATACATGCTCTTCATGCTGCTGGACGTGTACCAGGCGTACCGCCGCTTGCCGGATAACCGCGGCCAGCTCTTTGACCAGTTTGTGCAGACGCTGCTGGTGCGCGAGCGGCTGCTGGCGCGGGATAAAAACAGCGGCGCTGTGATCTTCTTACTAGAAGGAACAGCGCTGCTGGCGGCCCTCACGGGACTCGCCTTTGCCCTGCAAACGCAGCGCACGGGGCAGAAGGGGGCCGCGGCGGCTTTGACCGCCCTGCCGCTGGCGGAAGCCACCGCCTACCTCACGGAACAGCATCGCTACCAGGCGGCCAGCGCCAATCTGCTGCTTATTGGCGCGGACGTGCGTTTTGCGCACCAACTGCTGCAGGAGTATTTCGCGGCGCGGGGGATGCGCGAGCGCATCTGGGGGGCGGCAGCGCCGGCGTCGCCGCCTGTCGCCGGCGCGCAGTCGCTGCGCGCCGTGGACATCTGGCCGCCGCGGGAGTGGTGGCAGCCGACCAACTGGGAGGAAGCGACTATCTTGCTGGCCGGCCTCTACAGCGATGACTGCACGCGCGTCCTGGAGTGGGTGGCGGAGGCCAATCCGGAGGTGGCCGCGCGCTGCGTGGTGGAGAGCGGCGCGCACACGCCGGAGGAAACAAAGCGGCGTCTGCGCGATCGCTGGCTGCCGCGCCTGGCCGATGCGCAGCGCGACCCGGACGCCCGCGCCCGCGCCGCCGTCGGGCGCGCCCTGGGGCGCATCACCCTGCGCGATGGCGCGCCCCTGGACAACCGGCCCGGCGTAGGGATCGTAGTGCGCAATGGGCTGAAGCTGCCGCATATCGTCTGGGGAGGGGAAGTGCCGACTGGAACGTATACTATTGGCGGGGACAAGGATGCCTATGGAGGCGAAGCCAGGAAAAAGGTGCGCATTGAGCACCCGTATCGGCTGGCCCGCTACCCTGTCACCTACGCCCAGTTTCAATGCTTTGTGGCGGCGGCTGATTTTAACGACGCGCGTTGGTGGGCAGGGATGCCCGCCGCGGAAGAGGCTTACGGCACCGTTTACCCACTTCGTGAGTTGAGTGAGCAGACGTTCCCCTTTGACAACCACCCCCGCGAAAGCGTCAGTTGGTACCAGGCCATTGCTTTTTGCCGCTGGCTGAGCCATCACCTGGGGGAAGAAATAGACCTGCCGCATGAGTATGAGTGGGAAGTGGCGGCCCGCTATCCGGATGGGCGTTTTTATCCCTGGGGCAACACCTTTGACCCGGCCAAAGCAAATACTTGGGAAGGAGCGCGTTTGGAGCAAACGTCGGCGGTGGGACTGTACCCGGATGGGACGAATCCGACCCTGGGCCTGTATGATTTGAGCGGCAATGTGTGGGAGTGGTGTCGCAATAAATATAAAGACCCGGTGGATGCGGCAGTGGATGTGAGCGGTGCGCCCCGTACCTTGCGTGGCGGGTCGTGGTACGACGCCCGTGTCAGCGCGCGCGCGGCGGCCCGTAACAACGACCATCCAGTCGCCCGTTACAGCGATGTGGGTCTGCGGGTGGTGGTGGTGCGTCGTCCGTGCGCCCGTAATGGGCTCTTATCACAGTGA
- a CDS encoding FAD:protein FMN transferase: protein MNTTVVSAAEGAQAHLQRGFARVRRFVAAAEQRFSRFRPTSELSQLNEAAGGWFPVSADMMAVLQEARALHELTGGLFDPAVLPALINAGYDRNMDELRYLHLPTITQAAAAPPFSAICLDVDHCAVYMPAGMEIDLGGIAKGWIAARAADLLSTYCDACAVSAGGDMALVGLPAGQPHWLVSLEDPRDPERVLSVLRVGPGGLATSSVTRRSWPQGDALRHHIIDPRDGQSARTSWLSVTVFSEKTTSAEALAKALLIAGPHVGPALAGRVPGLRFVAVQPDGAIWGTPASKEMLHVPTPSELIPFR, encoded by the coding sequence ATGAACACGACCGTCGTATCGGCGGCGGAAGGCGCTCAAGCGCATTTGCAGCGCGGTTTTGCCCGGGTGCGCCGCTTCGTGGCCGCGGCGGAACAGCGGTTCTCCCGTTTCCGCCCCACCAGCGAACTTTCCCAACTCAACGAAGCCGCGGGCGGTTGGTTTCCGGTTTCGGCGGATATGATGGCCGTGTTGCAAGAGGCGCGGGCGCTGCATGAGTTGACGGGTGGGTTGTTTGATCCGGCGGTTTTGCCGGCACTCATCAACGCCGGATACGACCGCAACATGGACGAACTACGTTACCTGCACCTCCCCACCATCACCCAGGCCGCCGCCGCGCCCCCGTTCAGCGCCATTTGCCTGGACGTGGACCACTGCGCCGTCTACATGCCTGCCGGCATGGAGATCGACCTCGGCGGCATTGCCAAAGGGTGGATAGCCGCCCGCGCCGCCGACCTGCTTTCCACCTACTGCGACGCCTGCGCCGTCAGCGCCGGTGGCGACATGGCCCTCGTGGGCCTGCCCGCCGGGCAGCCCCACTGGCTCGTCTCCCTGGAAGACCCGCGTGACCCGGAGCGCGTCTTGTCCGTGCTGCGCGTGGGGCCGGGCGGGCTGGCAACCTCCTCCGTGACGCGGCGGAGCTGGCCGCAAGGCGACGCGCTGCGCCACCACATCATTGACCCGCGTGACGGCCAATCCGCGCGCACAAGCTGGTTGAGCGTCACCGTTTTTAGCGAAAAAACAACCAGTGCCGAAGCTCTGGCCAAGGCGCTGTTAATTGCCGGCCCTCACGTTGGGCCGGCGCTGGCCGGCCGTGTTCCCGGACTGCGCTTCGTGGCCGTGCAGCCAGATGGCGCGATCTGGGGCACGCCCGCCAGCAAGGAGATGTTACATGTCCCCACTCCAAGCGAACTCATCCCGTTCCGTTAA
- a CDS encoding ferric reductase-like transmembrane domain-containing protein, which produces MSPLQANSSRSVKKKDPPYGWIALTLIALFVAGAGLVLASPQGAAARSALNWLLLLDTQNSAWFVTRSAGILSYLLVWLSTAWGLAIPTKLIDRILHRGDTFEFHQFISLLSFGFLALHIFILAADQYLPYSLAQMFIPFLSPYRPLWVGVGIIAFYLLLLVTVTFYMRQRIGMKAFRAIHYSSLLAYLGATAHGLMAGTDSSLPMTLLMYGGTFLVIVFLTTYWLVMVWQGKRASVQKASATA; this is translated from the coding sequence ATGTCCCCACTCCAAGCGAACTCATCCCGTTCCGTTAAGAAAAAGGACCCGCCGTATGGTTGGATTGCCCTGACCCTGATCGCTCTGTTCGTAGCGGGCGCCGGGCTGGTTTTGGCCTCGCCGCAAGGCGCAGCCGCGCGCAGCGCGTTAAACTGGCTATTATTGCTGGATACGCAAAATTCGGCCTGGTTTGTCACCCGTTCTGCCGGCATTCTCTCCTACCTCCTCGTCTGGTTATCCACCGCCTGGGGCCTGGCAATCCCCACCAAACTCATCGACCGCATCCTGCACCGCGGCGACACCTTTGAATTCCACCAATTCATTTCCCTGCTCTCATTCGGCTTCCTCGCCCTACACATCTTCATCCTCGCCGCCGACCAATATCTACCCTATTCCCTGGCGCAGATGTTCATCCCCTTCCTCTCCCCCTATCGTCCCCTATGGGTCGGCGTGGGCATCATCGCCTTCTACCTGCTCCTGCTGGTCACCGTCACCTTCTACATGCGACAGCGCATCGGCATGAAAGCGTTTCGCGCCATCCACTACTCCAGCCTGCTGGCCTACCTGGGCGCGACGGCGCATGGCCTGATGGCCGGCACGGATTCCTCCCTGCCCATGACGCTGCTCATGTACGGCGGCACCTTCCTCGTCATCGTCTTCCTCACCACCTACTGGCTGGTCATGGTGTGGCAGGGCAAACGCGCCAGTGTCCAAAAAGCAAGCGCCACCGCCTGA